Within the Acidobacteriota bacterium genome, the region GGTTGTCGTCCGGGAAGTTCCCGACGATAAGATGTTGGAACTGGCGCTCTTGGAGAACATTCAGCGTGAGGATCTGAATCCCATCGAGGAGGCGCGGGCGTATCACCTGTTGATTCAAGACCAAAAACTCAAACAGGACGAGCTGGCTCGCCGATTGGGTAAGGCCAGGCCAACGATCACCAACGCCTTGCGGTTGCTGCAGCTTCCTCAGGGGGTTCAGGACATGTTGGAACACGGCCAACTGACCGCGGGTCAGGCGCGCCCCCTTCTCTCTCTGCCGGGAAATAAGCTGCAGGTGGAAATCGCTCGCGTGATCACCGAGAGGGATCTTTCCGCCAGAGAAGCGGAACGGTTGGTCAGCCGACTTCTCAAAACGCAGAAAGGGAGCCGGGTGAAAACAGCGGCGGACCCGCATGTTCTCGCCGCTGAAGAAAAACTCTGCCAGCGGTTGGGAACCCGGGTGCGCATCCATGCGGGCGGGAGAGGCGGTCAAATCGTGATCCATTACGGCTCGTCTGCTGAATTGGAACGATTATATACGGTCTTGAGCCGGGTTCAGGACTGAAGGTGCGAACATGAAAAACAAGAGCGAGCTGGACGGATACCTCGGCCCGAATGTCCACATCAAGGGTGACCTGCTCTCGGAGAACACGCTTCGTTTTGACGGTGTTCTAGAAGGCACGCTGGTAGCCAAGGACGAATTGATCATGGGCACGGAAGGCAAGGTTCGCGGTCAGGTGGTGGGCAGGAAACTGTCGCTTGCCGGCCATGTCGAGGGCGATGTCTATGCATCCGGCTCCCTCGAATTGCTCAATGGTGCTTCAGTCACCGGCCAGGTGTGCGGAGCGTCGGTTCATGTGCGCGAGGGGGCGGTGGTGGATGGTCGCTGCCTGATGGGAAAATGCGCCGAGACCGCTATGGGGCCCGTCCGCCAAAAATACAATCTCTGATGGTCAGAATGCGTTGACAAGGGGTATCGATCAGGCTAGCACTGCGTTTGCGCGCTTCGCAGCCGTCTGGTACGAATGTGAATCATGAGCGAAGAGCCCCGATCACCAAGCTTGTCGGAAGTCCAGACCAACCTCAGTCCATTCGAAATGCGTTTCGAGCGATACCGCCGCACGGCGGGACTTCTCCTCGGGCCGCTAGGCTTCATCCTCTTGGAAGTGTTTAGCCCCGCAGGTCTAAGCGTCGCATGCGCGCATCTGACTGCAGTTTTGGTCTGGGTGCTGATCTGGTGGATCTGTGAAGCGGTGCCGTTGCCGGTGACTGCGCTGCTCGGGCCCGTACTGGTGGTCCTGTTGGGTGTTGCATCTGTCCGCGAAGCCATGGCCCCATTTGCTGATCCGGTGATCTTTCTGTTCCTGGGCGGTTTTGTGATTGCGGAGGGGATGAGTGTCCACGGGCTGGACAGGCGGATCGCAAGATGGGTGCTCGGCAGCCGATGGACGGGGGCCGGACCACTGCGGGTGACCGCCGCGTTCGCCGTGATCGCAGCCGGTCTGTCCATGTGGCTTTCCAACAGCGTGACGACCGCGATGCTTTATCCAATGGCTATCGGAGTACTTGGAGCGATCAATCATAGAGGTCTAGGGACCGATCTTTTGGCAGTTAAACACCGCACACCCAAGTTGGCCAATGGCTTGTTGCTGAGTTGCGCCTATGCCGCGTCCATCGGAGGGGTCTGCACGCCGATCGGGACGCCGCCCAACCTCATCGCCATTGGCTATCTTGATAATCTTGCGAACAGGCGGATCGACTTCTTTTCCTGGATGGCCATCTGCCTGCCGATCACGCTGTTGATGCTCGTCGGCATGTTACTGATTATAAAGATTTTACATTCTCCAGGGTTGGCCGAGTCACCCTCGGTGGATGTGCATGTGACCGATGGCAGCTGTGGAGCAGGGCCTTGGAGCAAAGGTGAACGCAATGTGACCGTTGCGTTTGGACTAGCGGTTACCCTCTGGCTTCTGCCGGGCATCTGCGCGTTGTTCGTCGGTACCAGCCACCCGACCTACATCTGTCTTCAAAGCATGCTGCCCGAAGGGGGCGTTGCGATTGTCGCAGCCACCTTGCTGTTTGTCCTGCCGGTTGAATGGAGTCAGCGCACATTCACGTTGACTTGGGCTCAGGTGGCCCGTATAGATTGGGGAACCCTGATCCTGTTTGGAGGTGGATTGTCTCTGGGTGGAATGATGTTTAAAACCGGCTTGGCTGAAAAGATCGGCTTGGCCCTGGTGCAAGGCAGCGGTGCCACTTCTCTGGTGGCCCTGACCATCGTGTTCACGTCATTTGCTGTGTTTTTCACCGAGGTTGTTTCCAACACGGCAACCGCCACCATGCTGGTGCCGCTGGCCATCAGTGCTGCTCAAACCGCTGGTGTCAGCCCCGTGGAACCAGCCCTCGGCTGTGCGCTCGGATGCAGTATGGCGTTCATGTTTCCTGTGGCAACCCCACCCAACGCGATCATTTATGGATCAGGTGCTGTCCGGATCACCACGATGATCAAGACCGGGTGGTGGCTGAATCTATGGGCGTGTATCGTGATCTCGCTGTCAGTGCTGGTGATAGTACCGTTGGTGCTGGGGCGGTGAATCACAACGTCACGAGATAGATTTAAAACTCCACCATATTGTAATTATTCTGAAAATGCAAAGCCCGTTTCTGAAGGCTGCGGGGGATCAGTCGTCTACTGCGATCTTTATTGATTTGAGAAAAAGGTAGTCATCTTTTGACAAATTCAACGTGGATTTATCGTCGAGAGCGGCATCGGCATTGTCGGTGCGGGCTACGGCACCGGCCTCACCGCCCGTGCCGGAGTTGAATGAAATCTGAACGTTATAACCTTGAGCGTGAATGCTCCGGATGATCTCCTTGAGCTCCTTGTTTTCGCGGATGACCTGGTTGAGAATCTCGTTCAGCTCATGTACCAGTTTCTCAATGTTCTTGTTCATGGCCCACCTCAAGGCTTCCGACTCTATCATAGAAAATCAGCAGGGAACCTGTCAATACCAGCGGGAAAACATCGATCAGCAAATTCGTGTTCCCACCAGTTAAGATGAGCCCGACCGGCAAAGTTCTCAAATTTCATTCAGGCGGGCGCGGCATAACAGTCATGCGGTGCGACAAGCTCAGCTTCGCGTGGGCTGTTTCTTTAGAAAAGAGGCCAGCGACTGGAGCAGGCTCTTGATGAAGAACCTGAGCTCAGCTCTTGTCTTGCGGGTCTTCTCCATGCGGAAACGCATGGAAAAGCCGTACCACGCCATGAACAAGAGGGCATAAAACGGACCCAGCGGGAGTCGAATAAGAACCGGCAGCACTGGGCGTAACCAGGGGAACGATACGACGATTCCAAACAGTTTGTGCAGGCGCTCCACGTGTCGTTTTTCCCGAGGATCGGGGAAATTCAAAGCACTGTAACTGTTGGTACGCTCCGGAAGCCCGGTGGGCGAGTCGCCGATGAAACCTGCTGCCTCGGTGTACCGGGCGAGTTCAGTTCCTGGCAAAGGATAGAACAGATGCGCGACGGCGTACTGGGGCCGACAGGCGATGTTTAAATCCAGGGTCTGAAGATCCACCGCCAACGGATGAGGAACAGGCAGTGCCAAGATATTCTGTGTCATAAACCGAATCTTGTTGCGATGCAGAAGCCGGCTGAGCGTTAATAACTGCTCAGGTTTGATGTGGCGTTTCAGCAGGTCGCCGGCGACTCCAGAGTCGCCACACTCGATACCGAAGCAGATCACCGTACACCCTGCGTCTCGGAGCTGTTCGATCTGGTGCTCGTTGATATAATTGGCGTGAGTGTTCACCATGAACGGCACACCCACGCGGCGGGGATACTCGGTGGTAAATTCCGCCAACCACTCCGGGCTGCAGAAAGTGAAAATGTCATCGTCGATATATGCAAAGCGCATCCCGAATTCAGCCTTGACCGCTTCCATTTCGCGCAGTAAATGATCAACGCTCCGCCGACGGAACAGCTTGCCGCACGACCGGAACATGTGGTTGTAGGTGTGATTGAAACAGTAGGTGCAGGCGTTCGGGCAACCGCGACTGGCCATGAAAATGTGGGTGGGATTCGAGGCGAGAAGCGGATTCCCCTTGGCCATGATGCGACGATCAGCAAACGGCAGCGAATCAAGATCCTCGACCAGTGGCGCCGGGGCGTTGCGGATCGCCTGGCCCTTGGCGCGGAAGTGCATTCCGGCAGTCCTGGTATAGTCTTCGCCCCGTGAGAAACGGTCCAGGAAAGCGGGAAAACTGATGTCTCCCTCACCGAACGCTACGGCTTGGATGAACGGTTCTTCGATGATGTCCGGAAAAAAGGTGGCGTGCGGCCCGCCCACCAGGATGTACACGCCGGTGTCTGCATAGAGGCGTCGCGCAAGCTCCCGCATCTGCGGGTACTCAGGACTCATCACGCTCAGCGCCAGAACCGACGGGTTCATCCGTCTGACCGCGTTCAGTAATCGCTGATAATCCAAGCCGTCGGCGATTATCAGGTCAGTCTGCCACCCCTGAGTGAGCGCCAGGGCGGAAAGCTGCATGACGCCCAGTCGTTCCATGGTGTATAGATTTTTTACTAGAAAAACAACTTGCTGCGACATGATGCGGTTCCCGAAGGTGATGGTAACACTCCCGGCACGGCGTGTCAAAAAACGCCTATGAGAGACTCCATGGTCCACCGCGGGATTGATTTTTTCTGTTTTTGTGATAAAGTAAAATCAAAAGCGAGATAGTGTGCAGGAGGTGGGCATGAACCGCAAATTTCCTCAGCGTGGGGGTGCTCGCTAATCTGGCTGTTCCGGAAGCCAGGGGCCGAACCCGACCGGGTTGCCCGCACGCGAAAAGCGCAACACGGGAGCAGCCAGCCGGAAGAGCACCCTGAAAAGCGGCCGGATTTTCTTGGAGGAGTTCATCAGACAGCGAAAACTGAATAAGTGGTTTCACAGCAACGAATCCAAGTGATTCGAAAAATTCCGTAGGGAATGACGTAACGGCAGCGCGGGCTGCCGTTACCCTTTTAGTCCCCAACTTAAGGAATCAATATGAAGATCCATTACTTCGGTCATGCCGCTTTCTTACTGGAGGGGTCGCGTCGTGTTCTGATCGATCCATTTCTGAGCGCCAATCCGCTGTGCGATGTCACCGAAGACAACTTGCCGCATGCGGATGTGGTGATCGTGACTCACGACCATCCTGACCATCTTGGCGACGCATTCAGCATCTGCCGGGAGCACGGCGCCGTGTTGTTCAGTTTGCACGAAATCGCCGTGATGGCCGGCCAGCTCGGGATCCAGGCTGAAGGGATGAACGTTGGCGGGAAGGTCAGCGTCAATGGTCTGGTCATCCATCTGGTTCCAGCCTTCCACACGTCGCCCTCCGGCGGCGTGTGTGGTGCGGTCATCGAGAGCGATGGTCTGACCGTCTACCATGCGGGCGACACCGGCCTGTTCGGTGACATGCGGCTGATCGGCGAGATCTTCCGGCCCGATGTAATGCTGGTTCCCATCGGGGACCGCTATACGATGGGACCCGAAATGGCGGCCAGAGCGGTGGAGATGGTTCGACCGAAGCGCGTCGTGCCCATGCACTATGGCACCTGGCCGGTCATCGCAGCGGATCCGATGGTTTTCCAATCACTGGCCAAGGTGTACGCGTCGGTGGATATTTTGCCTCCTGGTTCCAGCATCGACTGTTGAGTCATCCGCTCTGAGGGAGAAACACAGACGGGGAACGTGTTCCCCGAACGCGGTACGATTGTGACCGCCAGTCTCACGTGGACCGGTACACTCAGGCGGGCTGTTCTTGGATCATCCCAACGGGTGTGCTAAGATCGGGCGCCATGAGCCGGTCCCATGACCGTCCCGCGCGGGCGGTATCCGCATCACTGAGCCTGTCGCCCCTGGTCGCGGCCTATCTGGTCACACTCAACGGTCTGGCTGAGGCGGGCGGATGGGCCGGACTGTTTGGCCGGGCAGCTCCGCTGGAACTGGAGATCGGATTCGGCTGGGATACGTTCTTGCTGGAACAGGCGAAAATCCGGACGACGACAGACTTTGTCGGCATCGAATATGATCGCCAACGGGTCCTGGCACTGGCCCGCAAGGCGGCGGCGGCCGGCGTCAACAACCTCCGGCTGGTTTGGGGAGACGCACTGTATCACCTGCCG harbors:
- a CDS encoding SLC13/DASS family transporter, which codes for MSEEPRSPSLSEVQTNLSPFEMRFERYRRTAGLLLGPLGFILLEVFSPAGLSVACAHLTAVLVWVLIWWICEAVPLPVTALLGPVLVVLLGVASVREAMAPFADPVIFLFLGGFVIAEGMSVHGLDRRIARWVLGSRWTGAGPLRVTAAFAVIAAGLSMWLSNSVTTAMLYPMAIGVLGAINHRGLGTDLLAVKHRTPKLANGLLLSCAYAASIGGVCTPIGTPPNLIAIGYLDNLANRRIDFFSWMAICLPITLLMLVGMLLIIKILHSPGLAESPSVDVHVTDGSCGAGPWSKGERNVTVAFGLAVTLWLLPGICALFVGTSHPTYICLQSMLPEGGVAIVAATLLFVLPVEWSQRTFTLTWAQVARIDWGTLILFGGGLSLGGMMFKTGLAEKIGLALVQGSGATSLVALTIVFTSFAVFFTEVVSNTATATMLVPLAISAAQTAGVSPVEPALGCALGCSMAFMFPVATPPNAIIYGSGAVRITTMIKTGWWLNLWACIVISLSVLVIVPLVLGR
- a CDS encoding ParB/RepB/Spo0J family partition protein encodes the protein MKRRVLGKGMDALLPSVELDGAPLTVDIDLLYPNPKQPRLSFGQDSLDELAASIRENGIVQPIIARRRGDRYEIIAGERRWRAAQTAALTKVPVVVREVPDDKMLELALLENIQREDLNPIEEARAYHLLIQDQKLKQDELARRLGKARPTITNALRLLQLPQGVQDMLEHGQLTAGQARPLLSLPGNKLQVEIARVITERDLSAREAERLVSRLLKTQKGSRVKTAADPHVLAAEEKLCQRLGTRVRIHAGGRGGQIVIHYGSSAELERLYTVLSRVQD
- a CDS encoding radical SAM protein; protein product: MSQQVVFLVKNLYTMERLGVMQLSALALTQGWQTDLIIADGLDYQRLLNAVRRMNPSVLALSVMSPEYPQMRELARRLYADTGVYILVGGPHATFFPDIIEEPFIQAVAFGEGDISFPAFLDRFSRGEDYTRTAGMHFRAKGQAIRNAPAPLVEDLDSLPFADRRIMAKGNPLLASNPTHIFMASRGCPNACTYCFNHTYNHMFRSCGKLFRRRSVDHLLREMEAVKAEFGMRFAYIDDDIFTFCSPEWLAEFTTEYPRRVGVPFMVNTHANYINEHQIEQLRDAGCTVICFGIECGDSGVAGDLLKRHIKPEQLLTLSRLLHRNKIRFMTQNILALPVPHPLAVDLQTLDLNIACRPQYAVAHLFYPLPGTELARYTEAAGFIGDSPTGLPERTNSYSALNFPDPREKRHVERLHKLFGIVVSFPWLRPVLPVLIRLPLGPFYALLFMAWYGFSMRFRMEKTRKTRAELRFFIKSLLQSLASFLKKQPTRS
- a CDS encoding metal-dependent hydrolase, with translation MKIHYFGHAAFLLEGSRRVLIDPFLSANPLCDVTEDNLPHADVVIVTHDHPDHLGDAFSICREHGAVLFSLHEIAVMAGQLGIQAEGMNVGGKVSVNGLVIHLVPAFHTSPSGGVCGAVIESDGLTVYHAGDTGLFGDMRLIGEIFRPDVMLVPIGDRYTMGPEMAARAVEMVRPKRVVPMHYGTWPVIAADPMVFQSLAKVYASVDILPPGSSIDC
- a CDS encoding polymer-forming cytoskeletal protein codes for the protein MKNKSELDGYLGPNVHIKGDLLSENTLRFDGVLEGTLVAKDELIMGTEGKVRGQVVGRKLSLAGHVEGDVYASGSLELLNGASVTGQVCGASVHVREGAVVDGRCLMGKCAETAMGPVRQKYNL